A single window of Chitinophaga sp. XS-30 DNA harbors:
- a CDS encoding OmpA family protein, with translation MKRLTLFLLLIAIGMAGTLHAQQYIYDYKRTADNYFEKKDYYSAAQYYNKALGTFAVKPGEYRPYLVEKSGKTKQKKLKDYELVVYRLAESYRMYNDFANAEKWYAEAVNFDPVQFPLVRYWYAVCLRSAAKYEDALTQFQLFRQSYKGYDEYSNRTAVEIANCEFAMKEMQLPPRYEVIKVAGNINQGGANYAPVPVSSNTFYFTSSRPDSVLIEKNDNPFINTLYVAKGSNASFDSEEKLPIPMEEGMEQGVAAVAPDGNVLYLTRWSVNNGVKKSAIYRSVRQGNEWTAPEALDANINVAGYSSKEPYVSSDGKYFLFSSDRPGGMGKFDLWYCTVNSSGGLSNATNLGTSVNTKDEESAPFYDPAKQVLVFSTDGRTGFGGLDFFSSKGSFTGWSAPENMGYPLNSAKDDLYYAALQANNALQKGYISSDRESVCCLEIFAVRRKAKMAGGQVLDCENGQPLAGAKITLLDSTQRNVLETQTTSTSGSYMFEVDMNRKYKVLIEKENYFSKNFNFDSEQLTMVDSMMNPSVCLKRFEIDKPIVIDNIFYDYNKASLRPESREVLDTLYYLLLDNPKMEIELGAHTDSKGTDIYNLKLSDARAKACVDYLISKGIQKERVISKGYGEARPVAPNTLPNGKDNPEGRQLNRRTEFKVLRN, from the coding sequence ATGAAAAGACTTACACTCTTCCTGCTGTTGATCGCCATTGGCATGGCCGGCACCCTGCACGCGCAACAGTACATATATGATTACAAACGCACGGCGGATAATTATTTCGAGAAGAAAGATTACTACTCCGCCGCACAATACTATAACAAGGCGCTCGGCACATTTGCCGTGAAACCCGGGGAATACAGGCCTTACCTCGTGGAAAAAAGCGGCAAGACCAAACAGAAAAAGCTCAAGGACTATGAACTCGTGGTGTATCGTCTGGCCGAATCCTACCGCATGTACAATGATTTTGCCAATGCGGAGAAATGGTATGCCGAAGCGGTGAACTTCGATCCCGTTCAGTTTCCGCTTGTGCGCTACTGGTATGCCGTATGCCTGCGTTCCGCGGCAAAATATGAAGATGCGCTTACGCAGTTCCAGCTGTTCCGCCAATCCTATAAAGGATATGATGAATATAGCAACCGTACTGCAGTCGAGATCGCCAATTGTGAGTTTGCCATGAAGGAGATGCAGTTGCCGCCGCGCTATGAAGTGATCAAGGTAGCTGGTAATATCAACCAGGGCGGCGCCAATTATGCGCCGGTGCCAGTGAGCAGTAACACTTTCTATTTCACCTCATCCCGTCCTGATTCCGTGTTGATCGAAAAGAATGACAATCCTTTCATCAATACCTTATACGTGGCAAAGGGAAGCAACGCCAGCTTTGACAGCGAGGAAAAGCTGCCGATTCCCATGGAAGAAGGTATGGAACAAGGCGTGGCTGCTGTAGCCCCAGATGGTAATGTATTGTACCTCACGCGCTGGTCGGTAAATAACGGGGTGAAAAAATCCGCGATCTACCGCAGTGTGCGGCAGGGGAATGAATGGACCGCCCCGGAGGCACTGGATGCCAACATCAACGTGGCTGGCTACAGCTCCAAAGAACCATACGTTTCTTCGGACGGGAAATACTTTCTCTTCTCTTCTGACCGCCCCGGCGGCATGGGGAAATTCGACCTCTGGTATTGCACCGTCAACAGCAGTGGGGGGTTAAGCAATGCTACCAATCTGGGGACATCCGTCAATACCAAAGATGAAGAAAGCGCTCCTTTCTATGATCCGGCAAAACAGGTGCTGGTGTTCAGTACAGATGGCCGCACCGGTTTTGGCGGACTGGATTTCTTTTCCAGCAAAGGCAGCTTCACCGGATGGTCCGCTCCCGAAAACATGGGATATCCGCTCAACTCCGCAAAGGACGATTTGTATTATGCCGCGCTTCAGGCCAATAACGCTTTGCAGAAAGGATATATCAGCTCCGACCGGGAATCTGTATGCTGCCTGGAGATCTTTGCCGTCAGGCGTAAAGCCAAAATGGCCGGAGGCCAGGTGCTGGATTGCGAGAACGGGCAACCGCTGGCAGGAGCAAAGATCACGTTGCTGGACAGTACGCAGCGCAATGTGCTGGAAACACAAACCACCAGCACATCAGGAAGCTACATGTTCGAAGTGGATATGAACCGGAAATACAAAGTGCTGATAGAAAAGGAAAATTATTTCTCGAAGAACTTCAATTTCGACTCAGAACAACTGACCATGGTTGATTCCATGATGAACCCCTCCGTTTGCCTGAAACGTTTCGAGATCGACAAACCGATCGTGATCGACAATATCTTCTACGACTACAATAAGGCCTCATTGCGTCCGGAATCCCGCGAGGTACTGGATACACTTTACTACCTTCTGCTGGATAATCCCAAGATGGAAATAGAACTGGGCGCACATACCGATAGCAAGGGCACCGACATATACAACCTGAAACTTTCGGATGCCCGCGCTAAAGCCTGTGTGGATTATCTCATCAGCAAGGGTATTCAGAAAGAAAGAGTGATCAGCAAAGGCTATGGTGAAGCCAGGCCGGTAGCGCCCAATACTTTACCCAACGGAAAGGACAATCCGGAGGGAAGGCAGCTTAACCGGAGAACGGAATTTAAGGTACTAAGGAATTAG
- a CDS encoding PorP/SprF family type IX secretion system membrane protein encodes MKNRFMIGLIALCAMFTGSATAQVDPHFSQYYAYPLWLNPALAGVIDGDYRLTGNYRNQWANFGSPYSTAGVSFDAATEKNVGLGITALNMSAGDAGFNYFNAMATVSYSGVKMGANGTTRLVAGIQAGVINRRVDQSKFQLGSQYNPVSGFDPNIPSGEQLRATSSTVFDANAGLMLFDGNPNHRFNPFIGVAGAHLTQPEDPFVAEDQDKRKLPVRYLVHGGSRIKLTDMVGITPHGLYMRQGNAEEIVAGVYSQIRVNMEFDLLLGANYRVNDAVSPFAGFHYRNFTLGLSYDANTSNLSRLTSGSNAFELSLSFIGRKRRIMEPEYFICPRL; translated from the coding sequence ATGAAGAACAGATTTATGATAGGCTTGATCGCACTGTGCGCTATGTTCACCGGATCGGCGACTGCACAGGTTGACCCTCACTTTTCCCAGTATTACGCTTACCCGCTCTGGCTTAACCCCGCATTGGCAGGGGTGATCGACGGAGATTACAGGCTCACCGGCAACTACCGGAACCAATGGGCCAATTTCGGAAGCCCTTATTCAACCGCAGGTGTATCGTTCGATGCTGCTACGGAAAAGAACGTGGGGCTGGGTATTACTGCATTGAACATGTCCGCCGGTGATGCGGGATTTAATTATTTCAATGCCATGGCCACCGTTTCCTACAGCGGTGTAAAAATGGGCGCGAATGGCACCACGCGCCTGGTGGCGGGCATCCAGGCCGGAGTGATCAACAGACGGGTGGACCAGTCGAAGTTCCAGCTCGGCAGCCAGTACAATCCCGTGTCCGGCTTCGATCCCAATATTCCTTCGGGAGAACAGCTGAGAGCAACATCGTCAACCGTGTTTGATGCAAACGCCGGCCTGATGTTATTCGACGGCAATCCCAATCACCGGTTCAACCCCTTTATCGGTGTGGCGGGCGCGCATCTTACTCAGCCGGAAGACCCCTTTGTAGCAGAAGACCAGGATAAACGGAAACTGCCTGTCCGTTACCTCGTGCACGGCGGTTCCAGGATAAAGCTGACGGATATGGTCGGCATAACCCCCCACGGCCTTTACATGCGCCAGGGTAATGCAGAGGAGATCGTCGCGGGCGTGTATTCACAGATCCGGGTGAATATGGAATTTGACCTGCTGCTGGGGGCGAACTACCGGGTAAATGATGCTGTTTCACCATTCGCCGGTTTCCATTACAGGAATTTCACGCTCGGGCTGAGCTATGATGCCAATACATCCAACCTTAGCCGTCTTACCAGCGGCAGCAACGCCTTTGAGCTTTCCCTGTCATTCATCGGCCGCAAGCGCAGGATCATGGAACCGGAATATTTCATCTGCCCCAGGCTATAA